The following are encoded together in the Blautia obeum ATCC 29174 genome:
- a CDS encoding HNH endonuclease produces the protein MPIYKRCSRCGKRIQTGSRCPCQKERHREYDRYSRDNKSKKFYDSAEWQRIRENVLDMDQYIDVYMYMTEGVVIRADTVHHVIPLRDDWNKRNDPDNLMSLNHDTHSKIEQIYKTDKGKIQIELQKMLNEYRELVRQGAV, from the coding sequence ATGCCAATATATAAACGATGCAGCCGATGTGGGAAGAGAATACAGACCGGCAGCAGATGTCCATGTCAGAAAGAAAGGCACAGAGAGTATGACAGATACAGTCGGGATAATAAGAGTAAGAAGTTTTATGATAGTGCAGAATGGCAACGAATCAGAGAGAATGTGTTGGACATGGATCAATACATAGATGTTTACATGTATATGACAGAAGGCGTTGTGATACGGGCGGATACTGTCCACCACGTAATTCCATTAAGGGATGACTGGAATAAAAGAAATGATCCGGATAATCTTATGAGCTTGAATCATGACACACACAGTAAAATAGAGCAAATATATAAAACAGATAAAGGAAAAATACAGATAGAATTACAGAAAATGCTGAACGAATACCGTGAATTGGTAAGGCAGGGGGCGGTGTAA